The sequence below is a genomic window from Microbacterium sp. cx-55.
CGGGCTAGAGGCACTGCAGTGCCCCAAAAAGTTGTGGTTTGGAACGCCCGCCATACCTCTGGTGCGTTCCCGATCAGAGGCTGCAGTTTACGTATAGCGCCCACGAAATCGAAGTCAGGATCCAGCAGCCACTGAACCTGCAGTCCATCCAACGCTGCCATCACCACCCCCGCCACCAGCTCAGCATCAGATCCATCCGTCCCCGCAGCGAGCTGGGCCTCTTTAATCGCTCGTCCCATTTGCTGGCGACCAACCTCGAATCGCTCCGCGAAGTAAGCCCTGGCCCTCGAATTCCCCGGCTCCACAGACCGCCCCAGCATGCTCGTGTACAGGGCGACGAGACTCGGGATCCTCACGTTGGATTCTGTACCGGCTTGCAGTTCTCCGACGAGGCCGACCCCTCCATCGTCACGTGACCTCAGATCAACTTCGGAATCGTGACGCACAAGGAGTTCGAGCAGCAGATCCTCGAGCGATGGAAAGTAATGAAGGATTGTTCCGTGATTGATATCGAGATCGTCGGCTATTGCCCTCAGAGACAACTTATCTAGGCCGCGATCCGCGAACACTTCGAGAGCAGTATCGAGGATCTCCCGCCGTCGCTCGATTCCTTTGGCGTATGGTCCTCGCCGGTTCAGTCGACTCATGAGACTGATTTTACGTCGGTCCCATCTCGGTACACCGACAAGCCAACGCCCGCAGGTCCGCGGACCCCAGGTCGTTACTCTGAACGAATCTCCCGCTGGCCTTGGCGGATAGGGCCCGTTCGAAGGCCCCGCTTCGTGCAGCGAACCAGGCCAAAGCGTGTGAACGATGAGTTGGCCGCCCACGCATCCGAGCAGATCCCTGTGGATGCGTCGTGGAGCTGGCCTCACCACCTCCAACGACCACTACACCTGGCGCAAGAACCCAAAACCTGTTATCCGCCCGGATCCCGCGTGATACGAACGTGTTGGTGGCTCCACGACTCGCCCAGGTCGCCCGTCATTCCGGCTTCGTGGAAGTCGAGCAGCGCGATGAAGTTCCCCTCCGGCACGACCATGCGTACGCCAGGCAGCTTCTCGTCGACGAGCTGAGCGAGCGTCTGCCGGTCCCGTCGAGGTACTCCACGATATGATCGAGCCACCGGCCGCCAGCAGAGTACGCGGCGATGTGCGCGACCACGCCGACCGTCGAGGCTCCATGACCGGCCCACATCGCGATCCGTTCCCAGAGCTGCGCATGCACGTCGTTCGACAGGATGATCTGTGCGCCCTTGAGTCCCGCGAGGTTCCACGCCTTCGAGGCGGATGTCGCGGTGAGGGTGTGCGAGGCGGCGTCATCCGACGCCGAGGCGTACGCGATGAGCCGTGCCGGCGCGCGCCGAGCCGGGGCAGGTGAAGTGCTCGATCGCCAGCTCAAACGCTGCGATCACGTCGGGAACATGGTGAGAAGGTGATGATCTGGCACGGCACGGCGGACGCTCTGCTCTCGGAGAACGAGACCGTACGCAACTGGAATGAAGTCCGTGAAGTCGCCGGAGGCCCCATCACCGATGATAACTCGCGCCTAATCGAACTGATCGAACGCAAAGCTCTGGTCTCCGAGATAGAGCATGCTTCCCGCATGCACCGCGCCGGCACTCTCGATGCATACGTCGTACATGAGCACCCAGAACCGGCGATGGGCTTCGCCGCGCCGCGAGCATGCCCGGATGCGGTGCTGGGGGCCCCCAGCGAGTCGGCGGCTCACCCTATCGAGGGTTCGGTGAAGCACACTCGTGAAGATCTCGTTGCCGCGCTGTCCACAGCGACTGATCCGATATCGGATCACTGGTGGTGAGAGCGCGGTCGCTGAGGCACCCGCGAGAGCGCCCTCTCACTCTCAACTGTGAATCGCGGCACCTCGCCTGGCCAACGCCTGCGTGAAGAGCTACCGGCTCTTGCTGCCGGCGTCGAATGCAGAGCCTGAGCCGACACCGAAGAGTGCCGCTCCGGTGAAGAGCTCCACGGTCTCACCATCGACGAGCACCTCGACCTCGCCGTCGCCGGCTGGCACGATGGTCTCTGCCCCCCGCCACGTGCAGATCACCGATTCGAGCTCGCGGCGGAGGGTGAGCGCGTCGTCCGCGCTCGCCGCTGCCCACTCTTCGCCGATGGAGATGCTCGTGCGCGCCGAGGCGGAGGCCCGCGCGACTCCCGGATGCGGCTCCGCGACAAGAGTGTCGCCCTCGAGTCGCAGCACGTGTGCCACGCTCAGTGCGCTGGCACGGCCCGCCTCGGCATCGCCCGCACCGCGCATCCACGAGATCAGGCATGGCAGCCCGTCGCGGTCGCGGAAGAAGGAGGGCGCGTAGTAGCTGTCGCCGTAGGTGAGGCGTCCCCAGCTGGCCGCATCGAAGCGTCCGTCTGCGAATGACCCGATGGCGTACGCGACGTAGTGCAGCTCGTCGTCCTGCCAGACCGAGGTGACCATCACATCGCGGCCGTCGATGGTGAAGATCTGGGGGCACTCCCAGAGTGCGCCCGTCCACACCGGCTCCGTCTCGCTCGTGTTCCGCGCTGCCGCCAGTCCG
It includes:
- a CDS encoding glycoside hydrolase family 32 protein, with the protein product MTHDRPRWHFTPGSGWMNDPLALTWHNGRYHLFFQYVPDRTTWAPECRWGHASSLDLFSWTEHPVALEPGDGDDGIWSGSLAVDDDGRATIFYTAVSTPEFAVGRIRTATPVDDDWLVWTKGDVVAEAPPLDLIAFRDPFVMRDGERWRMLVGTAIAGGDAAASSFISDDLRSWSFDGLAAARNTSETEPVWTGALWECPQIFTIDGRDVMVTSVWQDDELHYVAYAIGSFADGRFDAASWGRLTYGDSYYAPSFFRDRDGLPCLISWMRGAGDAEAGRASALSVAHVLRLEGDTLVAEPHPGVARASASARTSISIGEEWAAASADDALTLRRELESVICTWRGAETIVPAGDGEVEVLVDGETVELFTGAALFGVGSGSAFDAGSKSR
- a CDS encoding TetR/AcrR family transcriptional regulator, whose product is MSRLNRRGPYAKGIERRREILDTALEVFADRGLDKLSLRAIADDLDINHGTILHYFPSLEDLLLELLVRHDSEVDLRSRDDGGVGLVGELQAGTESNVRIPSLVALYTSMLGRSVEPGNSRARAYFAERFEVGRQQMGRAIKEAQLAAGTDGSDAELVAGVVMAALDGLQVQWLLDPDFDFVGAIRKLQPLIGNAPEVWRAFQTTTFWGTAVPLARERADHKTQ